One Nitrosopumilus piranensis genomic region harbors:
- a CDS encoding 4-phosphopantoate--beta-alanine ligase encodes MTLIPKSHPRAKSLLIREKLVSGFDKGLVAKEGLLAQGRGEAFDYLLGEKTTKAAKHAIKAAAAQLLQAQRPVISINGNIAALCPKEVIKLSKQIKAKLEVNLFYSNEKRKQAIIKTLKKNGAKEILGTNSANSTRLPGIDSARRVVDKNGIFVADVVVVPLEDGDRTMALRNAGKTVITFDLNPLSRTSQTANITIVDNVTRAIELLIAESKRLAKKKEKSLEKIITNFDNKKNLTENVIQIKNNLTRRARIA; translated from the coding sequence TCCAAGAGCAAAGTCACTTTTAATTCGTGAAAAGTTAGTTAGCGGTTTTGACAAGGGCCTAGTTGCAAAAGAAGGTCTTTTGGCACAAGGTAGAGGAGAAGCGTTTGATTATTTGCTTGGTGAGAAAACAACCAAGGCCGCAAAACATGCCATAAAGGCAGCAGCAGCACAACTTCTCCAGGCTCAAAGACCAGTAATCTCAATTAATGGAAATATTGCAGCCCTGTGCCCAAAGGAGGTCATCAAATTATCAAAACAAATCAAGGCAAAACTTGAGGTAAATCTATTTTATTCAAATGAGAAGAGAAAGCAAGCCATCATCAAAACACTAAAGAAAAATGGAGCAAAGGAGATTCTTGGTACAAATTCTGCAAATTCAACAAGACTACCAGGAATTGATTCTGCTAGAAGGGTAGTAGATAAAAATGGAATTTTTGTAGCTGATGTTGTAGTTGTTCCTTTAGAGGACGGAGATAGAACTATGGCACTTAGAAATGCAGGAAAAACAGTAATTACATTTGATCTAAATCCACTTTCAAGAACTTCACAAACTGCCAACATTACAATTGTAGACAATGTAACACGAGCAATAGAATTGCTAATTGCAGAATCTAAAAGATTGGCAAAAAAGAAAGAAAAAAGTCTTGAAAAAATAATTACAAATTTTGATAATAAAAAAAATCTAACAGAGAATGTAATTCAAATTAAAAATAATCTTACAAGGAGAGCACGAATTGCATAA
- the panB gene encoding 3-methyl-2-oxobutanoate hydroxymethyltransferase: MHKSVQDIINMKKEKKKVSVITGYDYTLASLCDKAGIDVLLVGDSAGMVMLGYENTIPVTMDQMCMFTEAVSRARNNALLVADLPFMSYQASIEDAINNSGKLVKAGADAVKLEGGSIMAETISAIVDVGIPVMGHIGLQPQTTMLSEGYKVQGRTKDTAIKLIQDAKEIEEAGVFSIALEMVSHEVAQIISETVSIPTIGIGSGANCDGQVLVVQDLLGMYDKIKPKFAKRYMNLSEDIVKSLEDYKSDVESGTFPAEENWFSMNPDELKKLREQIGS; the protein is encoded by the coding sequence TTGCATAAATCAGTACAAGATATCATAAATATGAAAAAAGAGAAAAAGAAAGTATCAGTAATTACAGGTTATGATTACACTTTAGCATCATTATGTGACAAAGCTGGAATTGATGTATTGTTAGTTGGGGATAGTGCAGGGATGGTAATGCTTGGTTATGAAAACACAATCCCTGTAACAATGGATCAAATGTGTATGTTTACTGAAGCAGTTAGTAGAGCAAGAAATAACGCATTACTTGTAGCTGATTTGCCATTTATGTCATATCAAGCAAGTATCGAAGATGCAATTAACAATTCAGGCAAACTAGTCAAAGCAGGAGCTGATGCAGTCAAACTTGAAGGTGGTTCAATAATGGCTGAAACAATTAGTGCTATTGTTGATGTTGGAATTCCTGTAATGGGACATATTGGATTACAACCCCAAACTACAATGCTTTCAGAAGGTTACAAAGTGCAAGGAAGAACAAAAGATACAGCAATAAAATTAATTCAAGATGCAAAGGAGATAGAAGAGGCAGGAGTGTTTAGCATAGCATTAGAGATGGTTAGCCATGAAGTTGCACAAATTATTTCTGAAACTGTAAGCATTCCTACGATTGGAATTGGATCTGGAGCAAATTGTGATGGGCAGGTACTAGTTGTTCAAGATTTGCTTGGAATGTATGACAAGATAAAACCAAAATTTGCAAAAAGATACATGAATCTATCCGAGGATATTGTAAAATCACTTGAAGATTACAAGAGTGATGTAGAATCAGGTACATTTCCTGCAGAAGAAAATTGGTTTTCAATGAATCCTGATGAATTGAAAAAATTGCGTGAACAAATTGGTAGTTAA
- the coaBC gene encoding bifunctional phosphopantothenoylcysteine decarboxylase/phosphopantothenate--cysteine ligase CoaBC, which produces MVVKKKVNDHPSLDIVSSHGVELTGKKIVLCVAGSVAAYKAIELARLLMRHGANVTCVASGAATKLIQPDYFKWATGNNVITKLTGKLEHIKLADYNQSDLVIVYPATANTLGKLANGIDDTPISTVLTVGFGSKIPILMCLAMHESMYNNLAVKKNIEFLKNKIQFLKPKMIEGKAKAPEPEDILEFVLKKFGFSSTLQNKKVLMTAGPTIEYIDPVRVITNLSSGKTGVSLASELISAGAKITLIYGPGNENPPRGAKVINVATNKEMLDATKKELKKKYDIVIMAAAVSDYTPENTSKSKIKSNKKSLTIRLKKAPKIIDQVKKIQKNTMLVGFKAEINLSKSALIKSAKTKLKESDADLIIANDIGTKYQKNPNNNQIIIVDNQKTITSGWKKKEKIVKLIRKEIEKKIK; this is translated from the coding sequence TTGGTAGTTAAAAAGAAAGTAAATGACCACCCGTCATTAGATATTGTATCATCTCACGGTGTAGAGTTGACAGGTAAGAAAATTGTATTATGTGTTGCAGGTAGTGTTGCAGCATACAAAGCAATAGAGCTAGCAAGGTTGCTCATGAGACACGGCGCAAATGTAACATGTGTAGCTAGTGGTGCAGCAACAAAGCTGATTCAACCAGATTATTTCAAATGGGCTACAGGAAACAATGTAATTACAAAACTTACTGGTAAATTAGAGCACATAAAATTAGCTGATTATAATCAATCAGATTTAGTAATTGTCTATCCTGCAACTGCAAATACCTTGGGTAAACTTGCAAATGGTATTGATGATACGCCGATTTCAACAGTTCTAACAGTTGGATTTGGCTCAAAGATTCCAATTTTGATGTGTTTAGCAATGCACGAATCAATGTATAACAATTTAGCAGTAAAAAAGAATATTGAGTTTCTAAAAAATAAGATCCAATTTCTTAAGCCTAAAATGATTGAAGGAAAAGCAAAGGCACCAGAACCTGAAGATATTTTAGAATTTGTACTAAAGAAATTTGGTTTCTCATCTACATTACAAAATAAAAAAGTGCTAATGACTGCAGGACCAACAATAGAATACATTGATCCAGTTAGAGTGATAACAAATCTTAGTTCTGGGAAAACAGGAGTGTCATTAGCTTCAGAATTAATTTCAGCTGGAGCCAAAATCACTTTAATTTATGGTCCAGGAAATGAAAACCCACCAAGAGGTGCCAAAGTAATCAATGTTGCAACAAACAAAGAGATGCTTGATGCTACAAAAAAAGAACTGAAGAAAAAATACGATATTGTGATAATGGCAGCAGCTGTATCAGATTATACTCCTGAAAATACATCAAAATCAAAGATAAAGAGCAACAAAAAATCACTTACAATCAGGCTCAAAAAAGCACCAAAAATAATTGATCAAGTAAAAAAAATCCAAAAAAATACCATGCTAGTTGGATTCAAGGCAGAAATTAATCTATCAAAAAGTGCTCTAATCAAATCAGCTAAAACAAAATTAAAAGAATCTGATGCCGATCTAATTATTGCAAATGATATTGGAACAAAGTATCAAAAGAATCCAAACAACAATCAAATCATAATTGTAGATAATCAAAAAACAATAACATCAGGATGGAAGAAAAAAGAGAAGATTGTAAAATTAATTAGAAAAGAAATTGAAAAGAAAATAAAATGA
- a CDS encoding RICH domain-containing protein translates to MKNSELKKLISQYKEISNKQKKKHTDNFELTKKLKEIEHKYFHETGRTLKSDLEEFKEN, encoded by the coding sequence ATGAAAAATTCTGAATTAAAAAAACTGATTTCACAATACAAAGAAATTTCAAACAAACAAAAAAAGAAACATACAGATAATTTCGAACTAACTAAAAAGCTAAAAGAGATAGAGCATAAATATTTTCATGAGACAGGAAGAACATTAAAATCAGATCTAGAAGAGTTTAAAGAAAATTGA
- a CDS encoding methyltransferase domain-containing protein translates to MKVKHFDYKKQNMSVWNEVAPRYHKRWATSKKGPFQSTKKLVELIDVKKGDRILDVASGTGVVTKLLNQKVGKLGFVVGADTSTTAIKVAKKWNKKSSNILFVNTDAENFSFKEKFDIITCQYALFFFPNAQKALKNMKNSLKESGKLGISVHGHPNRVPYFDSIFEAVTQFIPNYVPPGTPDFDRFGTKKSLRDEIKKAGFRKITVKDYNFPHSPGTFEQYWGNYLRYVAKPIKEKLNSLDRSQKKELKEMVKENTKPYTKKNGIIQFPWEVLILTAKH, encoded by the coding sequence TTGAAAGTAAAACATTTTGATTATAAAAAACAAAATATGTCAGTTTGGAATGAAGTTGCACCAAGGTATCACAAAAGATGGGCAACATCTAAAAAAGGACCATTTCAAAGTACAAAAAAATTAGTTGAATTAATTGATGTGAAGAAAGGAGATCGTATTCTTGATGTTGCAAGTGGAACAGGTGTTGTTACAAAATTATTAAATCAAAAAGTAGGAAAATTAGGATTTGTGGTTGGTGCAGATACATCAACTACTGCAATTAAAGTTGCAAAAAAATGGAATAAAAAGTCTTCAAATATTTTATTTGTAAATACTGATGCTGAAAATTTTTCATTTAAAGAGAAATTTGATATTATTACATGTCAATATGCATTGTTTTTTTTCCCAAATGCCCAAAAGGCTCTAAAAAATATGAAAAATAGCCTCAAGGAATCAGGCAAATTAGGAATATCTGTACATGGGCATCCTAATAGAGTTCCATATTTTGATAGTATTTTTGAGGCTGTAACACAATTTATCCCAAATTATGTTCCACCTGGAACTCCTGATTTTGATAGGTTTGGTACAAAAAAATCACTCAGAGATGAGATAAAGAAAGCAGGTTTTAGAAAAATAACAGTAAAAGATTACAACTTTCCACATAGCCCAGGTACCTTTGAACAATACTGGGGTAATTATCTCAGATATGTGGCAAAGCCAATAAAAGAAAAACTAAATTCATTGGATAGATCTCAAAAAAAAGAGCTCAAAGAGATGGTAAAAGAAAACACAAAGCCCTACACAAAAAAGAATGGAATAATTCAATTTCCTTGGGAAGTTTTAATTTTAACAGCAAAACACTAG
- a CDS encoding M24 family metallopeptidase has translation MKQRRKNLLKHAQKIGCDTLVTFEPENLFYMTGFWGEAIGLLEKNGKTTIIAPELEVGRAKDESEDCDVITAERGTGLVSSLVNKIKKNRVCTDCQNYSVMTSLKKSIPKIKSSTEPFYNSRIIKDDNEIKVLKKASKIIDEMFEICLKKIKVGQKESELQTILMTYAMEQQMFDTGYKSTLNPLIIAGGPNGALPHAQVTQRKFKKGDLVVTDLTLRYKGYVSDATRTFAIGKISPQANEAYEIVKESQKLGLKAVKPNVNCKDVDFACRKYIDDKNYGQYFIHSTGHGIGLEVHELPTVSYKSETKLKENMAITVEPGIYIENKFGIRIEDSLIVKKNPIVMHKFTKDLVTI, from the coding sequence GTGAAACAACGTAGAAAGAATCTACTAAAGCATGCTCAAAAGATCGGTTGTGATACTTTGGTCACTTTTGAGCCTGAAAACCTCTTTTACATGACTGGATTTTGGGGTGAGGCAATAGGCTTACTGGAAAAAAATGGAAAAACAACCATAATTGCCCCAGAACTTGAGGTGGGAAGAGCCAAAGATGAATCTGAAGACTGTGATGTTATTACAGCAGAACGAGGAACTGGTCTTGTATCTTCACTTGTAAATAAAATAAAGAAAAACCGTGTTTGTACTGATTGCCAAAATTATTCCGTTATGACCTCATTGAAAAAATCTATCCCAAAAATAAAATCCTCCACAGAGCCATTTTACAATTCTCGTATCATCAAAGATGACAATGAAATCAAGGTTCTCAAAAAAGCATCTAAAATCATAGATGAAATGTTCGAAATATGCTTAAAAAAGATCAAAGTAGGTCAAAAAGAGTCAGAATTGCAAACAATTTTGATGACTTATGCCATGGAACAACAAATGTTTGATACTGGATACAAATCTACTCTTAATCCCTTGATTATTGCAGGAGGACCAAATGGAGCTTTACCTCATGCTCAAGTAACACAAAGAAAATTCAAAAAAGGTGATCTTGTTGTAACTGATCTTACATTAAGATATAAGGGATATGTTTCTGATGCGACTAGAACATTTGCAATAGGAAAAATTTCACCTCAAGCAAATGAAGCATATGAAATCGTTAAAGAATCTCAAAAACTTGGACTCAAAGCTGTTAAACCAAATGTAAATTGTAAAGACGTTGATTTTGCATGCAGAAAATACATTGATGACAAAAACTATGGTCAATACTTTATTCATTCAACTGGACATGGAATTGGATTAGAAGTGCATGAGCTTCCAACTGTTTCATACAAAAGTGAAACAAAACTTAAAGAAAACATGGCAATTACAGTAGAACCTGGAATCTATATTGAAAATAAATTTGGAATTAGAATCGAAGATTCTTTGATTGTTAAGAAAAATCCTATTGTTATGCACAAATTTACTAAAGATTTAGTCACAATTTGA
- a CDS encoding DUF814 domain-containing protein translates to MTEEKEKKKVVALLSGGLDSQLAVRMMQEQGFDVSAVAIKTPFCDFDCGRGCGFEIRERADDLNVNLKTVYLGDEYIEMLKNPKHGIGAGFNPCIDCRAMMFDAAKKHMEEIGAEFIVSGEVLGQRPMSQHGPALRTIEKESDLVGKIVRPLSAALLPETIPEKEGLIKRENLGMIRGRTRRNQLDMAKKYGIENPPNAGGGCLLTEPQFGIKAKDLFSHVETPTINDIDLLKIGRHFRLDEETKLVVGRNKDENEMIKAIALRDDILLEAKEHVGPTSILRGKTAKEHTKFASSVTLRYSDAPKNQLEIVSIKSGDTTEEIKAESIEEEDYIKFRI, encoded by the coding sequence GTGACTGAAGAAAAAGAGAAGAAAAAAGTGGTTGCATTATTGTCAGGAGGACTAGACAGTCAACTTGCTGTTAGAATGATGCAAGAACAAGGATTTGATGTTTCTGCAGTTGCAATAAAGACTCCATTTTGTGACTTTGATTGTGGAAGAGGATGCGGTTTTGAGATTAGAGAAAGAGCAGACGATCTTAATGTGAATTTAAAGACAGTGTATCTAGGTGATGAATATATCGAGATGCTAAAGAATCCAAAGCATGGAATTGGTGCAGGATTCAATCCATGTATTGATTGTAGAGCCATGATGTTTGATGCTGCAAAAAAACACATGGAAGAGATTGGTGCAGAGTTTATCGTGTCAGGAGAAGTGTTAGGCCAACGTCCAATGAGTCAACATGGACCAGCATTACGAACTATAGAAAAGGAATCAGATCTTGTAGGAAAAATTGTAAGACCGTTATCTGCTGCACTATTACCTGAAACAATTCCTGAAAAAGAAGGTTTGATCAAAAGAGAAAACTTAGGGATGATTAGAGGTAGAACTAGAAGAAATCAATTAGACATGGCAAAAAAATATGGAATTGAGAATCCACCGAATGCAGGTGGGGGGTGTTTATTAACTGAACCACAGTTTGGAATTAAAGCTAAAGATCTTTTTTCACATGTAGAGACTCCAACAATTAATGATATTGATTTGTTAAAAATTGGAAGACATTTTAGATTAGATGAGGAAACAAAATTAGTTGTTGGGAGAAATAAAGATGAAAATGAAATGATCAAAGCAATTGCATTACGAGATGATATTTTGCTTGAAGCAAAAGAACATGTTGGGCCAACATCGATTCTACGGGGTAAAACTGCAAAAGAACATACAAAATTTGCATCATCTGTTACATTAAGATATTCAGACGCTCCAAAAAATCAATTAGAGATTGTTTCAATAAAAAGCGGAGATACCACTGAAGAAATTAAGGCTGAAAGTATAGAAGAAGAAGATTACATTAAATTTAGAATTTAG
- the sepF gene encoding cell division protein SepF — MQKQENTTFLKAITIRDISDVHSIQEDIKKDMILILRVTPLAQKDVDQLRKVVEELYSIAKSAGADIARLGEERIIVAPSNIKIWKPEYDLK, encoded by the coding sequence ATGCAAAAACAAGAAAATACGACATTTCTAAAGGCTATCACAATTAGAGATATCAGTGATGTTCATTCGATTCAAGAAGATATCAAAAAAGATATGATTTTGATTCTAAGAGTAACACCACTAGCTCAAAAAGATGTGGATCAGCTTAGAAAGGTTGTTGAAGAATTGTATTCTATTGCAAAAAGTGCTGGTGCAGATATTGCAAGGTTGGGAGAAGAAAGAATTATTGTCGCTCCATCTAACATAAAGATCTGGAAACCAGAATACGATCTAAAATAA
- a CDS encoding beta-CASP ribonuclease aCPSF1, whose amino-acid sequence MQRKQQQKELPPSSQNIMATILQSIPKEANVTKIEYEGPRIALYTNSPRYLMENNQTISNLVSVIKKRIVVRTDESIRKPEDEARKIIGGLVPDDAKLQATLFDTATGEVSIEAKRPWLLQRNAKEFNHAEVTEKTGWKIRIRKATTIPSRTIQTINATLKQASAERSKQLKQVGDEIFRPRLTQRTEVSLYTLGGFGQVGRSSLLLSTPESKILIDCGINPGARSPMDAFPRLDSLNITLDELDAVVIGHAHLDHTGFLPTLCKYGYKGPIYCTEPTLPMMNLIQLDAIKVAAAQGRTPIYSERDVKQIMRQTITLPYGTVTDISPDIKLVLANAGHILGSALCHFHIGNGDHNFVYSGDIKFGKSILFEAASWNFPRVETLLIESTYGLKEDIQPSRQEVESAFINAVNNTLADGGKVLIPIPAVGRAQEIMMVIDHYMKSGEMIEAPVFTEGMISEASAIHESYPEYLARELKQKILETDDNPFDSEYFTNIEHADAREEPMRENSPCIILATSGMLEGGPVLEYFKNIAPDKKSKVLFVSYQVNGTLGRRVLDGSKQATMLGKEGKVEVVTINCGVEKLDGFSGHSDYNQLMSFVQRLRPKLRRVLVNHGERKKSENLAMNIRRMHRVPAHYPQIQEAIKLF is encoded by the coding sequence ATGCAAAGAAAACAACAACAAAAAGAATTACCTCCTAGCAGCCAGAATATAATGGCCACCATACTGCAAAGTATACCCAAAGAAGCAAATGTTACAAAAATTGAATACGAAGGACCTAGAATTGCACTTTATACAAACTCTCCTCGTTATCTGATGGAAAATAATCAAACAATTTCAAATCTTGTAAGTGTTATCAAAAAACGAATTGTAGTTAGAACTGATGAATCAATTAGGAAACCTGAAGACGAAGCTAGGAAAATTATTGGAGGACTGGTACCTGATGATGCAAAATTACAAGCCACACTATTTGATACTGCGACTGGAGAAGTCTCAATTGAGGCAAAACGACCATGGCTGTTGCAGAGAAATGCAAAGGAATTCAATCATGCTGAAGTAACTGAGAAGACAGGCTGGAAAATACGTATAAGAAAGGCTACTACTATACCATCTCGTACTATTCAAACAATTAATGCAACTCTCAAACAAGCTTCTGCTGAAAGAAGTAAGCAACTAAAGCAAGTTGGAGATGAAATTTTCAGACCGAGACTAACTCAAAGAACAGAAGTTTCACTTTATACTCTTGGTGGATTTGGTCAAGTTGGCCGTTCTTCATTATTATTATCTACTCCTGAAAGTAAGATACTCATTGATTGTGGAATAAATCCTGGAGCCCGTTCCCCAATGGATGCATTTCCTAGACTAGACTCTTTGAATATAACACTAGATGAACTTGATGCAGTAGTTATTGGTCATGCACATTTGGATCATACTGGATTTTTACCTACACTGTGTAAATATGGATACAAGGGACCAATCTACTGTACTGAACCAACATTACCTATGATGAATCTAATTCAATTAGATGCAATCAAAGTTGCTGCCGCCCAAGGAAGAACCCCAATCTATTCTGAACGTGATGTAAAACAGATCATGAGACAGACAATTACTTTACCATATGGAACTGTAACTGATATTTCTCCTGACATTAAATTAGTTCTTGCAAATGCAGGTCATATTCTTGGTTCTGCGTTATGTCATTTCCATATTGGAAATGGTGATCACAACTTTGTTTATTCTGGTGATATTAAATTTGGAAAAAGTATATTGTTTGAAGCTGCTAGTTGGAATTTCCCAAGAGTTGAAACTCTACTCATAGAAAGTACCTATGGTCTTAAAGAAGACATTCAACCAAGCAGACAAGAAGTAGAATCTGCATTCATTAACGCAGTAAATAATACTCTTGCAGATGGCGGTAAAGTTCTAATTCCAATTCCAGCAGTTGGCCGTGCACAAGAAATCATGATGGTAATCGATCATTACATGAAATCTGGAGAGATGATTGAGGCTCCAGTATTTACTGAAGGAATGATTTCAGAGGCATCAGCAATTCATGAATCATATCCTGAATACCTTGCGCGTGAACTCAAGCAAAAAATTCTAGAAACTGATGATAATCCGTTTGATTCTGAATATTTCACAAATATTGAGCATGCAGATGCTAGAGAAGAACCTATGAGAGAAAATTCACCCTGCATAATTTTAGCAACATCAGGAATGTTGGAAGGTGGACCTGTCTTAGAATACTTCAAAAATATTGCGCCTGATAAAAAGAGTAAGGTATTGTTTGTGTCTTATCAAGTAAATGGAACTTTGGGAAGAAGAGTCCTTGATGGATCAAAACAGGCAACAATGTTGGGAAAAGAAGGCAAAGTTGAAGTTGTAACGATCAATTGCGGTGTAGAAAAATTAGATGGATTTAGTGGACACAGCGACTACAACCAACTAATGTCGTTTGTACAAAGACTAAGGCCAAAACTACGAAGAGTTTTGGTTAATCATGGTGAAAGAAAGAAATCAGAAAATCTTGCTATGAATATTAGAAGAATGCACAGAGTTCCTGCCCATTATCCTCAAATTCAAGAAGCAATAAAATTATTTTAG
- the psmB gene encoding archaeal proteasome endopeptidase complex subunit beta, which yields MSNNVEEKILHGTTTVGIQAKDGVVLCADMRASAGYFIANNNTMKIQKIDEHAGLTLAGGVADAQNIVDILRYHSNLHRVEKHGPISIHSLARLCSLIFHQNRGYPFMADILVGGFDAEGPALFNIDMFGSVEKKSYVTTGSGSPVAYGLLEEEYKEDLTVDEAKKIALRAVKAAIVRNIGTGDGINIAIMDKDGFRLLTEEQKKAVIEL from the coding sequence TTGTCAAATAATGTCGAAGAAAAAATTCTGCACGGGACTACCACTGTAGGTATACAAGCAAAGGATGGTGTAGTTTTGTGTGCAGATATGAGGGCTAGTGCAGGATATTTTATTGCAAACAATAACACCATGAAAATTCAAAAAATTGATGAGCATGCAGGATTGACACTTGCAGGTGGTGTTGCAGACGCACAAAACATTGTTGATATTTTACGTTATCATTCTAATCTTCATAGAGTTGAAAAACATGGACCAATTTCAATTCATTCACTTGCAAGACTTTGCTCATTGATCTTCCATCAAAATAGGGGTTATCCATTTATGGCCGATATTTTGGTTGGTGGTTTTGATGCAGAAGGCCCTGCATTGTTTAACATCGATATGTTTGGTTCAGTTGAAAAAAAATCATATGTCACAACTGGTAGCGGTTCACCAGTAGCTTATGGTTTACTTGAGGAAGAATACAAAGAAGATCTTACAGTTGACGAAGCAAAAAAAATTGCTTTAAGAGCTGTAAAAGCCGCAATAGTTAGAAACATTGGTACAGGCGATGGAATTAACATCGCAATAATGGATAAAGATGGATTCCGTCTTTTGACTGAAGAACAAAAGAAAGCAGTCATTGAGCTTTAG
- a CDS encoding sn-glycerol-1-phosphate dehydrogenase, which yields MTKNQDRMKSHTMELPRQIVVGEKNINEFGEFLHNLTKPKKISLISGIHVKKILRQRIEKSLKIKKIKFVWHTSKDNQISTLNKIQKDVKRDHSDMIAGIGGGRSVDTAKLISFNLGIPFVSVPTAASHDGVSSPFVSVKSDKPHSIVATAPLGVFVDIDIIKKAPSRLLASGCGDLVANIIAVKDWQLGHQKTGEYYGTYSAELAMMSAMMVIDNSSKYAKNGLDARVIVEALISAGVASCIAGSSRPCSGAEHLFSHALDKIAPGKGLHGEKCGIGSIMIAKLQGQDWKKIIKTLKNVGAPTTAKQIGLTEDQIIDALVIAQDLRPERYTILKEIEMTERKAKSLAKSTKVI from the coding sequence ATGACAAAAAATCAAGATCGCATGAAATCGCATACAATGGAATTACCTAGACAGATTGTGGTAGGCGAAAAAAATATCAATGAATTTGGAGAATTTTTACATAATTTAACAAAACCAAAAAAAATTTCTCTGATTTCAGGAATTCATGTTAAAAAAATTCTTAGACAAAGAATTGAAAAATCGCTGAAAATAAAAAAAATCAAGTTTGTATGGCATACATCAAAAGATAATCAAATTAGCACTCTAAATAAAATCCAAAAAGATGTAAAAAGAGATCATAGCGATATGATTGCAGGAATTGGCGGTGGACGTTCTGTTGATACTGCAAAATTAATCTCTTTTAATTTAGGAATACCATTTGTTAGTGTACCAACTGCTGCATCACATGACGGAGTATCAAGTCCTTTTGTTTCAGTCAAAAGTGACAAACCACATTCTATTGTTGCAACTGCACCACTAGGAGTTTTTGTAGATATAGATATTATTAAAAAGGCACCATCAAGATTGCTTGCCAGTGGTTGTGGGGATTTAGTAGCAAATATTATTGCAGTCAAGGATTGGCAATTGGGTCATCAAAAAACTGGAGAATATTATGGAACTTATTCAGCAGAATTAGCTATGATGAGTGCTATGATGGTAATAGATAATTCAAGCAAATATGCAAAAAACGGATTAGATGCAAGGGTAATTGTTGAAGCATTGATTAGTGCAGGGGTTGCTTCATGTATTGCAGGAAGCAGTAGACCGTGTTCAGGAGCTGAACATCTTTTCTCGCATGCTTTAGATAAAATTGCACCAGGAAAGGGATTACATGGAGAAAAATGTGGAATTGGTTCTATAATGATTGCAAAACTACAGGGGCAAGATTGGAAAAAAATTATAAAAACATTGAAAAATGTAGGAGCACCAACTACAGCAAAACAAATTGGACTAACTGAGGATCAAATTATAGATGCGTTAGTTATTGCACAAGATTTGAGACCTGAGAGATACACAATTTTAAAAGAAATAGAGATGACAGAAAGAAAAGCAAAAAGTCTTGCAAAGAGTACTAAAGTAATTTAA